A stretch of the Thalassotalea euphylliae genome encodes the following:
- a CDS encoding YebC/PmpR family DNA-binding transcriptional regulator: MGRAFQNRKESMAKTAGQKTKVYSKYGKAIYAVAKSGGVDPDGNLALRSLIDKAKKDQVPTHVIDKAIDKAKGTGGEDYSEARYEGFGPGNCMVIIDCLTDNGNRTIKDVRQCFTKTNSKIGSTGTVSHMFDHQAVFAFKGEDDETVLENLMMADIDVTDVELEDGIITVYAPHTEFFKIKTEFANSMPEFDLEVEEITWVPQTYTDVTSEEDIANFDKFIAMLEDCEDVQHVYHNADVKR, translated from the coding sequence ATGGGTAGAGCGTTTCAAAACCGAAAAGAGTCTATGGCGAAAACCGCCGGTCAAAAAACTAAAGTTTATTCAAAATATGGTAAAGCAATTTACGCTGTTGCCAAAAGTGGTGGTGTTGACCCTGACGGCAACTTAGCACTGCGAAGCTTAATTGATAAAGCAAAGAAAGATCAGGTACCAACGCACGTTATCGACAAAGCAATTGATAAAGCAAAAGGTACTGGCGGTGAAGACTATTCAGAAGCCCGTTATGAAGGCTTTGGTCCTGGCAACTGCATGGTTATTATCGATTGTTTAACTGACAACGGTAACCGCACCATCAAAGACGTTCGTCAATGCTTTACTAAAACCAATTCAAAAATTGGCTCAACTGGTACCGTGTCTCATATGTTTGATCACCAAGCAGTATTTGCCTTTAAAGGTGAAGACGACGAAACTGTACTAGAAAACCTTATGATGGCTGATATTGACGTTACTGACGTTGAGCTAGAAGACGGCATTATCACCGTTTATGCGCCACACACTGAATTCTTCAAAATCAAAACGGAGTTTGCCAACAGCATGCCGGAATTTGATTTAGAAGTTGAAGAAATCACTTGGGTTCCGCAAACATACACCGACGTTACTAGCGAAGAAGATATCGCTAACTTCGACAAATTTATTGCGATGCTAGAAGATTGTGAAGATGTACAACACGTCTACCACAATGCTGATGTTAAAAGATAG
- a CDS encoding LysR family transcriptional regulator: MQTPIRGLRSFCIAAKCLSFKHAASQLFLTPSAVSHQIKQLEDQLGTQLFKRQTRSIELTSAGKQFYNSVYPIITNLEQTIADFTNSQQNKTITISLPEFFASELFVPKLSEWAELNPDINLQLETVKSASQTPATADLSIVLANGKPNGSVVHELFPIRYVPACNKKLYRKWAAHGEDALSSVPLILHQARPWSWHQWADKNDVPNFDPKQIIQFDSMFGVARAAQQGMGIALVPMPISKAWFSEQLLVKLFDRELVTNDKYFLIQHEHIESADELTTFANWVKDNFAD, encoded by the coding sequence ATTCAAACTCCAATTCGAGGTCTCAGATCTTTCTGTATCGCCGCCAAATGTTTAAGCTTTAAGCATGCAGCATCTCAGCTTTTTCTAACCCCTTCTGCGGTTAGTCACCAAATTAAGCAACTTGAAGATCAACTCGGTACTCAACTATTTAAGCGCCAAACGCGCTCAATCGAACTGACCAGTGCAGGTAAGCAATTTTATAACTCAGTTTATCCAATAATCACCAATTTAGAGCAAACCATTGCTGATTTTACTAATAGCCAACAAAACAAGACGATAACGATCAGCCTGCCAGAATTTTTCGCTAGCGAGCTATTTGTCCCAAAGTTAAGTGAGTGGGCGGAGCTTAATCCAGACATTAATTTACAGTTGGAGACAGTGAAGTCTGCAAGCCAAACTCCTGCGACAGCGGATTTGTCGATTGTATTAGCCAACGGCAAACCTAATGGCAGTGTGGTACACGAATTGTTTCCTATCCGATATGTGCCAGCTTGTAACAAAAAGCTATACCGAAAATGGGCGGCACATGGCGAAGACGCGTTAAGCTCAGTTCCTTTAATTTTGCACCAAGCGCGCCCGTGGTCATGGCACCAATGGGCAGACAAAAACGATGTTCCCAACTTTGACCCGAAACAAATTATTCAATTTGATAGCATGTTCGGCGTTGCTCGTGCAGCCCAACAAGGCATGGGAATAGCGCTAGTGCCAATGCCGATCAGTAAAGCATGGTTTAGTGAACAGTTGTTAGTAAAACTATTTGATCGTGAATTAGTCACCAACGATAAGTATTTTCTTATCCAGCATGAACATATCGAAAGTGCCGATGAGCTAACAACTTTTGCCAACTGGGTAAAAGACAACTTTGCTGACTAG
- a CDS encoding nuclear transport factor 2 family protein: MMTAHSNQATQSPERKGSANISQNRTQQLTQDEAKIRSTIYSFSALADQSAFEYLGALFAPKVTLDYTELFGGEVQIVTNQALMQQWAGFLPGFDTTFHELSNMRVSQLEIAAHQKSAQQNSEHQKNAQVNVDFTASHWLGKSYYWSISGEYQFTVANYKGHWVIQSVKLFAKSESGSREVLEKVAPLAAGKLAAKRQRLITIQ, from the coding sequence ATGATGACAGCTCATTCAAACCAAGCAACACAAAGCCCTGAGCGTAAAGGCTCGGCAAATATTAGCCAAAATAGAACGCAACAGCTAACCCAAGATGAGGCAAAAATTAGAAGCACTATTTACAGCTTTTCGGCACTGGCTGATCAAAGTGCTTTTGAGTATTTAGGCGCACTATTCGCTCCAAAAGTGACTTTGGATTACACCGAGCTTTTTGGCGGCGAAGTGCAAATTGTGACTAATCAGGCATTAATGCAGCAGTGGGCGGGCTTTTTGCCTGGCTTCGACACCACTTTTCATGAGCTAAGCAATATGCGTGTTTCGCAGCTTGAAATCGCTGCTCATCAAAAAAGTGCACAGCAAAATAGTGAGCATCAAAAGAATGCACAGGTGAATGTCGATTTTACCGCCAGCCATTGGCTGGGGAAGTCATACTACTGGTCAATATCCGGTGAGTATCAGTTCACAGTGGCTAACTATAAGGGCCATTGGGTTATTCAGTCGGTAAAGCTTTTTGCGAAAAGTGAATCAGGTAGCAGGGAAGTGTTGGAAAAGGTGGCACCACTTGCAGCAGGGAAACTTGCAGCTAAGCGTCAGCGATTGATAACTATTCAATAA
- a CDS encoding alpha/beta hydrolase, whose product MFKQILLGLTAALSIHASAAAIKSSSISEENIMQQIQLETSVGKLAANLYLPSGHQESTEKLPVVLVTGAWTTVKEQMPAVYAKALAEQGYAALTFDFRGWGQSSDKVKYLEDPQRKIEDIQAVISALASKQSELTQLDVERIAGVGICASSGYMLDAALANSNVKTVAVVAPWLHDKALATAIYGGEENVASLLTLAEQSAQKEQPVTIEAASLTNQSALMYQAPYYTETHRGLIPAYDNLFNVASWQGWLNYDALATASAQNKPVLMVASEAMALPAGAKQYLENAGDNVQAVWFDGISQFDFYDQADAVDKAVGAIDKHFSKYL is encoded by the coding sequence ATGTTCAAGCAAATACTACTTGGTCTGACAGCAGCGTTATCAATACATGCGAGTGCTGCGGCAATTAAGTCATCATCTATCAGTGAGGAAAATATTATGCAACAAATTCAATTAGAGACAAGTGTTGGCAAACTTGCTGCAAATCTATACTTGCCAAGTGGTCATCAAGAAAGCACTGAAAAGTTACCAGTGGTATTGGTTACTGGCGCTTGGACTACGGTCAAAGAACAAATGCCAGCTGTGTATGCCAAAGCTTTGGCAGAACAAGGGTATGCGGCATTAACCTTTGATTTTCGTGGTTGGGGTCAGTCAAGCGACAAGGTTAAGTACCTTGAAGATCCACAGCGTAAAATTGAAGATATTCAGGCCGTTATTAGTGCGCTTGCAAGCAAACAGAGCGAGCTGACACAACTGGATGTTGAGCGAATCGCAGGGGTAGGTATTTGTGCTTCGTCTGGTTATATGCTCGATGCCGCACTAGCAAATTCGAATGTTAAAACCGTTGCCGTTGTAGCGCCTTGGTTGCATGACAAAGCACTAGCAACAGCAATTTATGGAGGTGAGGAAAATGTTGCTAGCTTGTTGACTTTGGCAGAGCAGTCTGCTCAAAAAGAGCAGCCAGTTACCATTGAGGCGGCTAGTTTAACCAATCAAAGTGCTTTGATGTATCAAGCGCCATATTACACCGAAACTCACCGCGGCTTGATTCCCGCTTATGACAATTTATTTAATGTTGCTTCATGGCAAGGGTGGCTTAATTATGATGCACTTGCCACAGCAAGTGCCCAAAACAAACCTGTATTAATGGTTGCGTCAGAGGCGATGGCTTTACCTGCAGGTGCTAAGCAGTATTTAGAAAACGCTGGCGATAATGTGCAAGCGGTATGGTTTGACGGCATTAGCCAATTTGACTTTTATGACCAAGCGGATGCTGTTGACAAAGCTGTTGGTGCAATTGATAAGCACTTTAGTAAGTATTTGTAA